The following are encoded in a window of Cydia strobilella chromosome 1, ilCydStro3.1, whole genome shotgun sequence genomic DNA:
- the LOC134747266 gene encoding histidine-rich glycoprotein-like, which yields MRLVIAVSLVCLLAAYAREIDQTQDLVPAESKGHHHESGGGKEHHAHHHHEHGEKGHKGHKGHHHHHKGEHGDHGKHHHEGHHEEHGGGHKKHHDEHDHHGHHHEHGHHHKGGKHGHKKHHDKGEKTEGYHKKYHKDDFHKDHHFYDDHHHEGKHHKHGKHHGHHEKHGGDHKKGGHHEHGHHEHHHGKHGHHDKHHYDEDHKGHKGHHGHEEHHHHHHDHGKKGGHHDGKEWGFHHGKH from the coding sequence ATGAGGTTGGTTATAGCAGTCTCACTAGTCTGCCTTCTGGCGGCGTACGCCAGGGAGATAGACCAGACTCAGGATCTGGTTCCCGCAGAGAGCAAAGGCCATCATCATGAGTCTGGCGGCGGCAAAGAGCACCACGCCCACCACCATCACGAACATGGGGAAAAAGGACACAAAGGCCATAAAGGGCATCATCATCACCACAAGGGAGAGCACGGTGACCACGGAAAACATCATCATGAGGGTCATCATGAGGAACATGGCGGCGGACATAAAAAACATCACGATGAACACGACCATCACGGTCACCATCATGAACACGGACACCATCATAAAGGTGGCAAACACGGCCATAAGAAACATCACGATAAAGGTGAAAAGACTGAAGGTTACCATAAGAAGTACCATAAGGATGACTTCCATAAGGACCATCATTTCTATGACGATCATCATCACGAGGGCAAACATCACAAGCACGGCAAACACCACGGACATCACGAAAAACACGGCGGCGACCACAAAAAGGGCGGACACCACGAGCACGGTCATCATGAACATCATCATGGCAAGCACGGTCATCATGACAAGCATCATTATGACGAAGATCACAAAGGACATAAAGGCCACCACGGTCACGAAgagcaccaccaccaccaccatgaCCATGGTAAGAAAGGTGGTCACCATGACGGAAAGGAGTGGGGCTTCCATCATGGAAAGCATTGA